One Mycolicibacterium doricum genomic window, ACAGTATTGGCGAGCTGTTCGTAATGGTCCGGCAGCGTGCCGGACGACAAGAAACCCGAGGAGTCGGTCACGATTGTTGCGCTCCTATGTCGGTAGCGCGAATCCGGGCCAGCGGCTGGCCCACCTTCACCTGGTCACCGACCGCGACGAGCAGTTCCACCACGCCGTCGACCGGCGCGGTCATGGCATGTTCCATCTTCATCGCCTCGACGGTCACCACCACAGTGCCCGAGGCGACCTCGGCGCCGTCGTCGGGGCCGACGGCCACCACCGAACCCGGCATCGGACTGGTCAACTCGGCATCACCGCTGTGCGCGTCGTCCTGGCGCACCGGAGCCTCGCGCACCTCCGCGACGGCGACCGTGCGGCCCCCGCCGGCCAGCCACATCTGCCGGCCGTCGGCGGCCAGCCACATCTGCCGGCCGTCGGCGGCCAGCCACATCTGCCGGCCGTCGGCGGCGACGAGGTAGTCGGCGCGCAGACCGTCGATGGTGACGACAAGCCGGTCACCCTCGAGTGTGGCTGTCAAAGAACGAGTTTCGCCGTCCTCGATCCTCGCCCTGGCAGCCTGTGGGGTGCCGGTGAGGCGGACGTGGTCGGTGCGCTCACCGGACTGCAGGCGATGGGTCGTGGGCGCGTGGTCGCCGATGCGCCACCCCGTCGGCACCGCCCACAGGTCACCGCCGGGTGCCGGCCACGCCTGCAACCACAGGTAGGCTGCCGCGGCGATCAGGGCCTCGTCGCTCACCGGCGCGTGCGTGTAGTCGGGCGCCCGGCGGTCGAGCAGGCCGGTGTCGAGCCGGCCGGCGACGACGTCTGGGTCGGCGAGCAGGAACCGCAGGAAGTCGACGTTGGTGTCGACGCCCAGGACCGCCGTCCGCGCGAGCGCGCGGTCGAGCGCGCGCAGAGCGGCCGAACGGTCGGCCCCGTGGGCGATCACCTTGGCCAGCATCGGGTCGTAGTCGCTGCCGACCACTGCGCCGCGGCTCAGTCCCGAGTCGACACGGACGCCGACGCCCGTGGGTTCCGCTAATCCGTGGACGGTCCCACCGGTCGGCAGGAAGCCGCGGCCCGGGTCTTCGGCGTAGACGCGGGCCTCGACGGCGTGCCCGGTCATGACGATGTCGCCCTGGGCGATGGTCAGTTTCTCTCCCGCGGCGATGCGGATCTGCTGCTCGACGAGGTCGACACCGGTGACCATCTCGGTGACCGGGTGCTCGACCTGCAGGCGGGTGTTCATCTCCATGAAGAAGAACTCGTCGGGCCGGTCGGCCGACACGATGAACTCCACCGTGCCTGCGCCGGCATAGCCCACGCTACGCGCGGTGTCGCACGCCGCCGCGCCGATCCGGGCGCGCGTCGCCTCGTCGAGCAGCGGCGACGGCGCCTCCTCGATCACCTTCTGATGGCGACGCTGCAGACTGCACTCGCGTTCGCCGAGATGCACGATGTTGCCGTGCCCGTCGGCGAGCACCTGCACCTCGATGTGGCGCGGGTTGAGCACGAACCGTTCCAGGAACAGCGTGTCGTCACCGAACGCGGCGGCCGACTCCCGGCGGGCCGAGATGAGCGCGGCGGGCAACTCGCTCGGGTCACGCACCACCCGCATGCCCTTGCCGCCGCCACCGGCCGCCGGTTTCACCAGCACCGGGAAGCCGACTTCCTCAGCGCCACCGATCAGGTCGTCGTCGGTCAGCCCCGGGCGCGAGATCCCGGGGACGACGGGCACGCCGAACAGCGAGACCGTCGCCTTGGCCGCGATCTTGTCGCCCATGGTCCGGATCGCCCCGACGGGCGGGCCGATGAACACGATGCCCGCGGCCTCTAGTGCCGCGGCGAAATCGGCGTTCTCCGAGAGGAACCCATAACCCGGGTGTACGGCTTGGGCTCCGGTCTGGCGCGCTGCGGACACGACCGCGTCGATGTCGAGATAGCTCTGCCGGGCAGCGGCGGGTCCGATCCGAACCGCCACGTCGGCCTCCGCAACGTGGCGGGCGCCGGCGTCGGCGTCGCTGTACACCGCCGCCGAGCGGATGCCCATCGCGCGCAGGGTGGCGATGACCCGTACGGCGATCTCTCCGCGGTTGGCGACCAGCACGGTGGTGAATCCCCCGTCGCTTCGCTGGCCCCTGGTGTCGAACGTGTGGTGTGTCATGCGATCACATCCGGAAGACGCCGTAGGAGACAGGCTCCAGAGGCGCCTGTCCGACAATGGAGAGAGCCAGCCCGACAACGGTTCTGGTGTCCGCAGGGTCGATGACGCCGTCATCCCACAACCGCGCCGTCGAATAGTACGGGTTGCCCTGGCGTTCGTACTGCTCGCGAATCGGTGCCTTGAACTCCTGCTCCTGTTCGGGCGTCATCTCGCCGCGCACGGTGGCCAGCACCGACGCCGCTTGTTCACCGCCCATCACCGAGATCCGGGCATTCGGCCACATCCACAGGAAACGGGGCGAATACGCGCGGCCGCACATCGAGTAGTTTCCCGCGCCGTAGGAGCCGCCGATGACGACGGTCAGCTTGGGGACCCGCGCGCACGCCACCGCGGTGACCATCTTGGCGCCGTGTTTGGCGATCCCCGACGCCTCGTAGTCGCGACCGACCATGAAGCCGGAGATGTTCTGCAGGAACAGCAGCGGGATCGCACGCTTGTCGCACAGCTCGATGAAGTGGGCGCCCTTCTGCGCGGATTCGCCGAACAGGACGCCGTTGTTCGCGACGACGCCGACCGGGTGGCCGTGGATGCGGGCGAATCCGGTGACCAGTGTGGCACCGTATTCGCCTTTGAACTCCGCGAACTCGCCGCCGTCGACGATGCGGGTGATCACGTCGTGCACGTCGTAGGACACCCGTGAGTGGACCGGGACGATGTCGTAGAGCTCGCTCTGATCGGACACCGCGTCGACGGTCGGGGCGACGTCCCATGGCGGCGGCTGGGGTCTTCCGAGGGTCGCGACGATGCGCCGTACGATCCGCAGCGCGTCACGGTCGTCGCTGGCGAGGTGGTCGGTCACGCCGGAGGTCTTCGAGTGCAGGTCGCCGCCGCCGAGGTCCTCCGCGGACACGACCTCACCGGTGGCGGCCTTCACCAGCGGTGGTCCGCCGAGGAAGATCGTGCCCTGATTGCGCACGATGACCGCTTCGTCGCTCATCGCCGGCACGTAAGCCCCACCGGCGGTGCAGGATCCGAGCACAGCAGCGATCTGCGCGACGCCCCGGGCACTCATGGTGGCCTGGTTGAAGAAGATCCGGCCGAAGTGGTCGCGGTCGGGGAACACCTCGTCCTGACGCGGCAGGAAGGCGCCGCCGGAGTCGACCAGGTACACGCACGGCAGCCGGTTCTGCGCGGCGATCTCCTGGGCGCGCAGATGTTTCTTGACCGTCACCGGGTAGTACGTGCCGCCTTTGACCGTCGCGTCATTTGCGACGACCATGCATTCCCGTCCGGAGATCCGCCCGATGCCGGCAATCAACCCTGCACCGGGACAGTCGTCGTCGTACATCCCGTCGGCGGCCAGCGGGGCGATCTCCAGGAACGGACTGCCCGGGTCCAGCAGGCCGTCGACCCGGTCGCGCGGTAGCAGCTTGCCGCGGCCGACGTGGCGCTCGCGCGCCTTGGCCGACCCGCCGAGCGCCGCGCCCGCGAGCTTGGTGCGCAGCCCCTCGACGAGCGCTATGTGCTCGTCACGATATGATGCCCGCGGCGCCATCGGAGAACCCGTTCGTTTGAGTTAATGACGAATAACTCGTGGTATGTTAATCATGATTAACACCCGATGTCCACCTCCACCTCAAGAGGCGTGCGCATGGCGTCGAAAGCAGCCGCGGACACCCGCCGTCGCCAGGCGAAGTCAGATCGTCGCAGCCAGCTGATCGCCGCGGCGGAACGCCTTGTCGCCGAGAAGGGTTACCTGGCGGTCCGCCTGGAGGACATCGGTGCGGCGGTCGGCGTCAGCGGACCCGCGATCTACCGGCACTTCCCCAACAAAGAGGCGCTGCTCGTCGAGTTGCTGGTCGGCATCAGCACCCGGCTGCTCGCCGGTGCACGCGAGGTGCTCGCCGGTTCGCCGGACGCGGCGACCATCCTCGACGGGCTGATCGACTTCCACCTCGACTTCGCGCTGGGCGAGTCCGATCTCATCCGAATCCAGGACCGGGACCTCATCCACCTGCCCGATTCCGCCAAACGGCAGGTGCGCCGGTCGCAGCGGCAGTACGTCGAGATCTGGGTCGAGGTGCTGCGCGCCGTGGAGCCCTCGATCGACGAGGCGGAGGCGCGGCTGATGGCCCACGCCGTGTTCGGTCTGCTCAACTCGACCCCGCACAGCGTGAAATCCGGGCCCGACAAAGCGGCCGAGGTGAACTGGCGCACTGTCCTTCGAGCGATGACAGTGGCGGCGCTGGCCTCGGCCGGGCGGCTACCGGTTGAGCGGTGAACGTGCGCGAAGTTGTCGGACAGTTCGTCGGATCAGTGCGTGAGGAACTCCACCACCCCGTCGTCGAGCACCACGCGCGCATTGGATCCGTCCGGCTGGCTCGCCTCGGTCCGAAACACCGCGGTACCCGACTGCCCCCGCCAGACCGACGTCGTCAACGTCTCACCGGGAAAAACCGGCGAACTGAATCGCACCGAAATCGCCCTGATCCCAGTGGCATCGCCGCCGCACAACTCTGCCACCAGCGCACGGCCGGCCACCCCGTAACTGCACAGTCCGTGCAAGATCGGAGTCGGGAACCCGGCCAGCCGCGCGAACCAGGGATCGCTGTGCAACGGGTTGCGGTCGCCGGAGAGCCGGTAGATCAGCGCCTGGTCCTCACGGGTCGGCAACGCCACACGGGCATCGGGGTCACGCTCGGGGAACTCCGGCGCGGGCGGCCGCTGCCCGGGCTGACCTCCGAAACCACCCTCACCGCGGATCACCAGCGTCACGAGCGACTCGGCGACTGGTTGACCGGTGTCGGGGTCACTACCGGTCGCCTTGACCATCACGACCGCGTTCTTGCCCGGACCCTTGTCCTGGATGTCGGCAACCTCGCTGACCACGCTGAGCTTGCCCGCCGGCTGCAGCGGCGCGAACAACCGGATGGCCTGTGATCCGTGCAGTAATCGGCTGAAGTCGAAGCTGCCGATCTTGGCAGCCGCCGCGAACGGCGAGCAGGCGATCACTGCGAAAGTCGGCAGTACCTGCTGATCGATGCCGTGACTGTTCTCCGTGGTGAACGCAAGGTCGGCGGTACCGGCGCCGACACCCAGTGCGTAGAGGAGAGTGTCACGGTCGGTCCACTCGAACAGTTGGGCGGCAGTGGTCACGCCCACGGCGTTGGGATCGATTGGCATGAAACGCAACGCTAGCCCAGATTGACGTTCCTCCGTCGACACACCACGATATTCGTATGCGCTATGTCGTTACCGGCGGTACCGGGTTCATTGGGCGACGTCTGATCGACGAGCTCCTGGCCCGGCCGGACACCACGAAGATTCATGTACTCGTCCGACGCGGGTCGCTACGACGGTTCGAGGAACTTGCGCTGAGATGGGGCGCCGGGGTCGATCCGCTGGTGGGTGATCTCACTGAACCGGGCCTCGGACTGCCCGACGACGTTGTCGCCGACCTAGGGCCGATCGACCACGTCGTGCACTGCGGCGCAATCTATGACATGACCGCACCCGCAGACCGGCAGCATGCGGCGAACGTCGACGGCACCCGCGCGGTGATCGCCCTGGCCCGGCGGCTGGATGCGACGCTGCACCATGTGTCGTCGATCGCGGTGGCCGGCAACCATCCCGGTAGGTTCACCGAGAACGACTTCGACGTGGCACAGGAGCTGCCCACGCCGTATCACCGGACCAAGTTCGAAGCCGAGTCGCTGGTCCGGAACGCCGAGGGACTCCGGTACCGGATCTACCGGCCGGCCGTCGTGGTCGGCGACTCCCGGACCGGTGAGATGGACAAGATCGACGGACCGTATTACTTCTTCGGGCTGCTGACCAAACTGGCCGCCCTGCCGCGCTTCACCCCGATGATGCTGCCGGACGTCGGACGCACCAACGTCGTGCCGGTGGACTATGTCGTGGCCGCGATGACCGCACTGATGCACCTCGACGGATGCGACGGACAGACTTTCCACCTGACGGCGCCCGAGACCATCGGCCTGCGCGAGATCTATCGCGGTGTCGCCGCCGCGGCTGGGCTGCCGCCGCTGGTCGGCTCCCTACCCCGGGCCGCGGCGACCCCACTGCTGCGGGTCAACGGTCCGGCCAAGAGGCTGCGTGACATGGCCGTCACCCAGCTAGGCGTGCCGGCGGAGATCCTCGACGTGGTCGAACTGGCGCCCACATTCAGCAGCGAACACACCGTCGCGGCGTTGGGCGGCACCGGGATCGCGGTTCCGGACTTCTCGACATACGCCCCTGGGCTGTGGCGCTACTGGGCTCAGCACCTCGATCCTGACCGGGCCAGGCGCGACGATCCCGCTGGCCCGCTGGTGGGTCGGCACGTCATCATCACAGGGGCCTCCAGCGGAATAGGGCGCGCTTCGGCCATAGCAGTTGCCGCCCGTGGCGCCACGGTCTTCGCGCTCGCACGAAACGGCGCCGCACTCGACGAGCTGATCGCCGAGATCAGCGCTACCGGCGGCGATGCGCATGCGTTCACGTGCGACATCACCGACTCATCAGCGGTCGAGCACACCGTCAAGGACATCCTGGGCCGTTTCGGCCACGTCGACTACCTGGTCAACAACGCGGGCCGCTCGATCCGGCGCTCGGTTGTCGCGTCGACCGACCGGCTGCACGACTACGAACGGGTGATGGCGGTGAATTACTTCGGGCCCGTACGCATGGTGCTCGCACTGCTGCCGCACTGGCGTGAACGGCGGTTCGGCCACGTCGTCAACGTCTCCAGCGCCGGCGTGCAGGCGAACAGCCCGAGATACAGCGCCTACATTCCGAGTAAGGCCGCCCTCGACGCGTTCTCCGAAGTGGTGGGCACCGAGACTCTGTCCGACCACATCACCTTCACCAACATCCACATGCCGCTGGTGAAGACGCCGATGATCGCGCCGTCGGGCAGGCTCAACCCGCTGCCACCGATCAGCGCCGAGCACGCCGCCGCCATGGTGGTCCGCGGGCTGATCGAGAAGCCCCCCCGGATCGACTCACCCGTCGGCACCCTGGCCGACATCGGGATGTACTTCACCCCGAAACTGACCCGCCGTGTGCTTCATCAGCTGTATCTGGGATTTCCGGACTCCTCCGCGGCCCGCGGCGTCACCGAGGACCCGCCGGTGCCGCAGCGTCCCACCAGCCGGACGAGACGGCCGACTCGCCCGGTTCCGGGCCTTCGTATTCCCCGTCCGGTCAAGCGGGCGGTGCGGTTGGTACCGGGCGTGCACTGGTGAGCGAGCCGGCAGGCGACCCGCAGTTGGGACCGCCGGACCAGGGTTCGCTAATACCAGGGTTCACTAGTACCAGACTTTTCGGCCTCCGACCGCTCGGCCGGTCGCTCCGAGAATCCAGAAGACCGCACCGACCACGATGAGCACCACACCGATGTAGGTGAGGACGTCCAAGGCAGGCACCACGAATCCCAGCACCACCAAGATGATTCCGAGAATGATCATCGCGTACTCCTTCTCCTTTTACTTGTTGGCACCAGTTACTTGTTGGCACCAGTCATCACTGGCTCGGCTGCGGGATCTGCACCTCGGTGCAGTCCACCTTCGGATTGACGCCCGCGTAATTGAGTGGGCCGGCCACGACGGTCAACGCCACCCGAGCTGCGGTGGCGCAGTTGGCCTCCCCCGACTGGAAATAGTCGCGCTGGAAGGCGGCCACCACGCCGATCAGCAACCAGACCAGCACAACGACGCCGATGATGCTTCTCATGGCCAGCCTCCGTACCATTCGCGCCGCTGTGACGCGCACGACTGTTTACCCACCGGACAATTTCTCCAAACCTGTTGCCCGGGGCGGACGGTCGTCAGGACACCGATGTCTCCGAGAACGCCTTGAGCAGCCACGTCGTCATCGCATTGACCAGCGCGGCGCGGTTTTCCCGCTTGACGATCTCATGCCCGTCGTCGTCGAACACCAGCAACTCGACAGTGCGGTCCAACGCCCGCAATGCCTCGAACATTTGCTGTGATTCGGTGGGCGGCACGTTCGTGTCGTTGCCGCCGTGCACCAGCAGCAGCGGGGCGGTCAGGGCCGACGCCCGCAGCAGCGGTGAGAGCCGCTCCAGAAGGTCACGGTCGCCGATCGGATGCCCGTACTTGGGATAGGCGGCCGTGGCGATCCACGGCTCGGTGTTGCGATACCAGGTGTTGAGATCGCTCATCCCGCAGATGCTGATGCCCGCCGCGAACAGCTCGGGGTGAAACGTCAACGCCGCCTGCGTCAGATAACCGCCGTAGGACCAGCCACAGCAGGCGATGCGGTCTGCGGGTACGGCTTCGTGCTCGACCAGATAGCGCACACACTGCGCTACGTCGTCGATGGCGGCGAACCGCAACTCCTTGTCGTCGGCGTGCATGAACGCGCGACCGAATCCGCCGGAGCCACGCACGTTGGGGGTGAACACGGTGATCCCCGCAGCCAGCAACGCAGGGTAGTACTCGTTGTAACCGGGCCGGGACTGGCCCTCCGGGCCGCCGTGCAGGAAGATCATCGCGCCGACCGGTTCGACCGGTGCGGGTGGGCGGTACAGCCAGCCGGTCAGCTTGAGCCCGTCGCGGGCGATGACCACCTCCAACGTGGGATCCGCCGTCAGCGGACCCTCACTGGGTTCGCGGTCCACCCGCTGCCACTCACGTGAGCGTGGATCGACCAATTCGACCGTTGGCGGCAGCGACGGGCTCTCCACCGTCATCGCGACCATCGAACCGCCCGCGCTGATCGACAGCTCCGTCGCGACGAGGCCGGGCAGCGCGATGGGTTCGGACAACGTGTTGTCGGCGTACTCGAGGATTTGCAACTCACTGCA contains:
- a CDS encoding carboxyl transferase domain-containing protein, translating into MAPRASYRDEHIALVEGLRTKLAGAALGGSAKARERHVGRGKLLPRDRVDGLLDPGSPFLEIAPLAADGMYDDDCPGAGLIAGIGRISGRECMVVANDATVKGGTYYPVTVKKHLRAQEIAAQNRLPCVYLVDSGGAFLPRQDEVFPDRDHFGRIFFNQATMSARGVAQIAAVLGSCTAGGAYVPAMSDEAVIVRNQGTIFLGGPPLVKAATGEVVSAEDLGGGDLHSKTSGVTDHLASDDRDALRIVRRIVATLGRPQPPPWDVAPTVDAVSDQSELYDIVPVHSRVSYDVHDVITRIVDGGEFAEFKGEYGATLVTGFARIHGHPVGVVANNGVLFGESAQKGAHFIELCDKRAIPLLFLQNISGFMVGRDYEASGIAKHGAKMVTAVACARVPKLTVVIGGSYGAGNYSMCGRAYSPRFLWMWPNARISVMGGEQAASVLATVRGEMTPEQEQEFKAPIREQYERQGNPYYSTARLWDDGVIDPADTRTVVGLALSIVGQAPLEPVSYGVFRM
- a CDS encoding MaoC family dehydratase encodes the protein MPIDPNAVGVTTAAQLFEWTDRDTLLYALGVGAGTADLAFTTENSHGIDQQVLPTFAVIACSPFAAAAKIGSFDFSRLLHGSQAIRLFAPLQPAGKLSVVSEVADIQDKGPGKNAVVMVKATGSDPDTGQPVAESLVTLVIRGEGGFGGQPGQRPPAPEFPERDPDARVALPTREDQALIYRLSGDRNPLHSDPWFARLAGFPTPILHGLCSYGVAGRALVAELCGGDATGIRAISVRFSSPVFPGETLTTSVWRGQSGTAVFRTEASQPDGSNARVVLDDGVVEFLTH
- a CDS encoding SDR family oxidoreductase yields the protein MRYVVTGGTGFIGRRLIDELLARPDTTKIHVLVRRGSLRRFEELALRWGAGVDPLVGDLTEPGLGLPDDVVADLGPIDHVVHCGAIYDMTAPADRQHAANVDGTRAVIALARRLDATLHHVSSIAVAGNHPGRFTENDFDVAQELPTPYHRTKFEAESLVRNAEGLRYRIYRPAVVVGDSRTGEMDKIDGPYYFFGLLTKLAALPRFTPMMLPDVGRTNVVPVDYVVAAMTALMHLDGCDGQTFHLTAPETIGLREIYRGVAAAAGLPPLVGSLPRAAATPLLRVNGPAKRLRDMAVTQLGVPAEILDVVELAPTFSSEHTVAALGGTGIAVPDFSTYAPGLWRYWAQHLDPDRARRDDPAGPLVGRHVIITGASSGIGRASAIAVAARGATVFALARNGAALDELIAEISATGGDAHAFTCDITDSSAVEHTVKDILGRFGHVDYLVNNAGRSIRRSVVASTDRLHDYERVMAVNYFGPVRMVLALLPHWRERRFGHVVNVSSAGVQANSPRYSAYIPSKAALDAFSEVVGTETLSDHITFTNIHMPLVKTPMIAPSGRLNPLPPISAEHAAAMVVRGLIEKPPRIDSPVGTLADIGMYFTPKLTRRVLHQLYLGFPDSSAARGVTEDPPVPQRPTSRTRRPTRPVPGLRIPRPVKRAVRLVPGVHW
- a CDS encoding DUF6131 family protein; this translates as MIILGIILVVLGFVVPALDVLTYIGVVLIVVGAVFWILGATGRAVGGRKVWY
- a CDS encoding S9 family peptidase; the encoded protein is MRRQVRANYGASLSPDATAFAHLVDDGGFPRAVQRFLRGWRASSSRDVELPVEGPVTRVMHSADGHWLACQVAPDGSDRFQIWVVTTDPDDRDARRIDSWPQDQPDGSAELIGWDGTQVAAILTGQDGVGSSCLIDPADGATIVLDRRTAGRLVDAWAGAALVRVGPRGYRDLIMLRGLTETALLPYDPGSTTDMGYILDDHGPRRLRSGPMGESFTLYYPAKDYGPNSTEGYVRALIRSDNGGTHARLIEVTTTAEAVSYHVVAEKPGFDLDEFVVSDDLSTVALLWNVNGCSELQILEYADNTLSEPIALPGLVATELSISAGGSMVAMTVESPSLPPTVELVDPRSREWQRVDREPSEGPLTADPTLEVVIARDGLKLTGWLYRPPAPVEPVGAMIFLHGGPEGQSRPGYNEYYPALLAAGITVFTPNVRGSGGFGRAFMHADDKELRFAAIDDVAQCVRYLVEHEAVPADRIACCGWSYGGYLTQAALTFHPELFAAGISICGMSDLNTWYRNTEPWIATAAYPKYGHPIGDRDLLERLSPLLRASALTAPLLLVHGGNDTNVPPTESQQMFEALRALDRTVELLVFDDDGHEIVKRENRAALVNAMTTWLLKAFSETSVS
- a CDS encoding acetyl/propionyl/methylcrotonyl-CoA carboxylase subunit alpha; the encoded protein is MTHHTFDTRGQRSDGGFTTVLVANRGEIAVRVIATLRAMGIRSAAVYSDADAGARHVAEADVAVRIGPAAARQSYLDIDAVVSAARQTGAQAVHPGYGFLSENADFAAALEAAGIVFIGPPVGAIRTMGDKIAAKATVSLFGVPVVPGISRPGLTDDDLIGGAEEVGFPVLVKPAAGGGGKGMRVVRDPSELPAALISARRESAAAFGDDTLFLERFVLNPRHIEVQVLADGHGNIVHLGERECSLQRRHQKVIEEAPSPLLDEATRARIGAAACDTARSVGYAGAGTVEFIVSADRPDEFFFMEMNTRLQVEHPVTEMVTGVDLVEQQIRIAAGEKLTIAQGDIVMTGHAVEARVYAEDPGRGFLPTGGTVHGLAEPTGVGVRVDSGLSRGAVVGSDYDPMLAKVIAHGADRSAALRALDRALARTAVLGVDTNVDFLRFLLADPDVVAGRLDTGLLDRRAPDYTHAPVSDEALIAAAAYLWLQAWPAPGGDLWAVPTGWRIGDHAPTTHRLQSGERTDHVRLTGTPQAARARIEDGETRSLTATLEGDRLVVTIDGLRADYLVAADGRQMWLAADGRQMWLAADGRQMWLAGGGRTVAVAEVREAPVRQDDAHSGDAELTSPMPGSVVAVGPDDGAEVASGTVVVTVEAMKMEHAMTAPVDGVVELLVAVGDQVKVGQPLARIRATDIGAQQS
- a CDS encoding SACE_7040 family transcriptional regulator, giving the protein MASKAAADTRRRQAKSDRRSQLIAAAERLVAEKGYLAVRLEDIGAAVGVSGPAIYRHFPNKEALLVELLVGISTRLLAGAREVLAGSPDAATILDGLIDFHLDFALGESDLIRIQDRDLIHLPDSAKRQVRRSQRQYVEIWVEVLRAVEPSIDEAEARLMAHAVFGLLNSTPHSVKSGPDKAAEVNWRTVLRAMTVAALASAGRLPVER